One Sulfurimonas sp. C5 genomic region harbors:
- a CDS encoding helix-turn-helix domain-containing protein translates to MSTRFTMSLCFLSLETGKIFNKVILQRLQQQGFEGLSEALIILFPYIDQAGEISSSELSRQLGYSRQAMHKNIKKLEELDYVQLSTEKNQKEKMISFTAKSKNLMAEANKIIEEIEKELSTLIGKEELETYKSNQAKIYASLNSLL, encoded by the coding sequence ATGTCAACTAGGTTTACAATGTCTTTATGTTTTTTATCATTAGAAACGGGAAAAATATTTAATAAAGTGATTTTACAGCGATTACAGCAACAAGGCTTTGAAGGTTTGAGCGAAGCACTCATCATTCTATTTCCCTATATCGATCAGGCTGGGGAGATCTCAAGTTCTGAACTCTCGCGTCAGCTTGGATATTCAAGACAAGCGATGCATAAAAATATAAAAAAGCTTGAAGAGCTTGATTATGTACAATTGAGTACAGAAAAAAATCAAAAAGAGAAGATGATCAGCTTTACCGCTAAAAGTAAAAATTTAATGGCAGAGGCAAATAAAATCATTGAAGAGATTGAAAAAGAATTAAGTACTCTTATAGGGAAAGAGGAACTTGAAACCTACAAGAGTAATCAGGCAAAAATATACGCTAGTTTAAATTCACTTCTGTAA